The following DNA comes from Triticum aestivum cultivar Chinese Spring chromosome 3D, IWGSC CS RefSeq v2.1, whole genome shotgun sequence.
GCGCAGGACAACGGACCAATTTTAATTGGATTTCTTGCACAAGCATATAAGGCGCATGATATAAGGCTCCGTTCGGTCtgcaggaaaaacaaaggaaatcTACAGGTTTGCAAACCCGTAGTTTTGTCTACCTCTGAACCGTTCGCTTCATATGATTGTGCTACAGAAATTTGAAGGAAACCCTGCATTCGAGTGCTCATTCCAGAGGATTGCAAAAATCCACTACAATCTCATTTTTGGGCGGATGCCCGAGGCAAAGCGACACAACTTCGAATAAAAAACCTAAACAGTACAGCCATGCATGAGGCAAGAGACAAACTGACAGCGTAACATGCGAATAAAAAATACCACCACAACGTACACAGTCTCGTCGGTAACAAAGCTTTTCACACCTACGCTTCGAACGCCCCGCATGCTTCTCTTCGTCTGTTTTACAACCCCATAGGCTGGTACTGTACAATCAATTGTATTCCTTTGTAGTTTTCTGGTCTTGAGTTTTCTATACCTACAAACCGAATGCAGCCTAAAGTTAGTTGATAACCTCTGTCTAACCTTTCTAGGTAGGCGCATCCTTTTGTTACTGGAGCAGTAAACTAACAAGCACCATGACCAAACTAATAAGCAGTAACCTATAACAAACTAACAAGCAGCGGCTCCTCCCTGCAAATAAAATCACATCTAAATCAACTATCTAACAAGAAAATGACCATGAATGAATCATGGACAGTCAACAAAAATCAAAACTAACTAATTGACCTCGTTGATAGAAACAAAAAATATGATTGGAAGAATATACATAACTCTGCATAGCTAAACCGTAGTTAAACCAAGTTCACATCAGCAATAACCAACAGAAAGATACAAAAAATTACATGATTCGGACCCAACAGAAGCTCCTGCCAGGACAAAATTACCATGAGCATCTTTCCCAGAGGACCTATCCTACCCACATGGCAATAGCACCTGATGGCTAAAAGAGAACCATACAAGCCCCTAGCTACTATGGCATTGACTTGTTTGGTAGCTCCGGCAACATCTCATAACTGAACCAAAAAACAATATGAACCAACAAGCATTTGGCAGGACCAAACAGAATTAATAAACAAAGCAAGGAAGAATACAAAAGCCTACATCGACAAAGACAAGCACAGTTGTTTTTACAACAATATGCATCATCAAAAGGCTATGCAGAGTTGTTCTTTAGAGGCTATGCGAAGTTGTTCTTTAGAGGCTATGCAGAGTTGTGTATATTCTTCCAATAAAGCAGTTGACCTGTATGATGAGATCCATGGACGCGCGACAACACAAGAAAAAACAACTACCCTCTAAAGAACCCCATGCCAGCCATAGACAGACCGCACAGATCCTCCCTACAACTCGAACGAAGAGGACCACATCAAACACCGGccaaaaaaggggaaaaaagaggcAGACCTGCAGGTCCGTGGACTCAGCCTACGTAGGAAGACCATGTTGAGCACAAAACGGACGAAGGCCAGGACGAGGCGGAACACAACAAACCTGCAACAAAATAATCATAGGGATATTAGAGGAAACCAAGAGAGGGCAGGGGAGGAGGAAACTTTACAATAATATGCATCATCAAAAGAAGAAAAGGATAAGAAATCCAAGATGAACTCATCATACCACTTTCTGTTGGGGGGGCCTTTGGTGATGGCTTGGTCGCAACCGCCGATGGGGAGGAGGAAGATGAGGCCACCAATGAGAAGGAGGGCAGCATCAGCAAGGGGCGTGGATGAGaaggagagcgacagcaagggGTTGTCTCTGTAAGGAATCACTGCTTGTTAATGAACATAGCCAGCAAGATAATGGGGGAAATAAACACTCTGTCAATCCTGTGGCTTAGAATGCAACACTCTGAATGAGCAAATTCATGTTAAAACTAAAATCCTACATTACCATCTACCTGGAGCTAAGAATACAAATTAGTCTAGCTAACGTCCTTTTAAACCTTAATTAAAGTTTCCCCTGATTGAGTATAGTCCTTGTAAAAAAAAGTTGCATAAGCAATTATTCACTGGAAACATATTAATTTTAGTACTGTATATTATGTACAGATGGACATCTACACACAAACAACTCATGAGTCAATCCAAACTACACCACGAGTGGTGCATACTAATAAACTGGTATATCCATATATATAAAGGATATTAAGAAAGCTAACAGGATTATCAAGAACACAGTGTAACAATCAGAGGGATTCCAAAGCTATTAATTATTTAAGAAGGGACTAAGCTGGAAAGAGGAAAGAAAATACAACAAAGAGAGCAATAAAAATTCAAGCTTATATTCACAGGCTTTTGAAAAAAAATACAGCTAGAGGCTATCTTGCATACTCTCAAGCTCCAACAGTATCTGTAGTACCTTTGGAGGAGGTGATTCTTAGCAAATCAGGAAAGAAGCTACTTTCTACCAAACTGGCCTGACCGTGAACAGCGCCATTGGAAACAAAAACAGAACGATCAAAGACTCTAAACTCTCCACCATCCATGCATGTCACTACCACACCAGCTTCTTCAACTATCTATTGAAAAATGACTAAATTCGCCAAATAATTATATACTGGCAAACTCCACGGAGTAAAGAGTTGCTTAGAGAAGTAAATAAGAAGCCATACTACTCAGGATCGATGAAATTTATCTAATTGAAATAAAGACTGATAGATAAATATATTTCAGAATATCAATATACACATCACtttgatactccctccttcccaaaatatctCATATGTTTTTATAATAATTTTGTAGCATACAATAAGTGAAAATAATAGTCAAAGTTATGCGACGAAGACCCAAAAAGTCAACTgcgccttatattttgggaaggagggtgTACCTTTTACTATGCGAATTCTAGATTTGATTACAGAAACTGAAATCAATTTCTTTCAAAGATTAGTTCAGAACTGCTCAATGATATCCTTAAGATAAGATTAACTCTGTTATTTTCAACCCAAATTATGAGAGTACGGAAATATAAGAACCATCATAAACATGAGGAAAGATTATCTGAATGAAAAGATGGTAAGGTTTGAAAATAAGCAAATAAGCCAGTCCCACTTTCTACCAAACTGATGATTATTTAGCAAATCTGATTCCACGGTGTAAGGAGTACCAGAATGCCAGCAACCATATCACACGGCTTAAGCCGATATTCCCAGTAAGCCTCTGTAATGCCTAGACCAACATGGGACATATCAGCAGCAGCAGAGCCTAGCCTTCGTACTCCATGAAAGCATGTACATTTTGAAAAATGATTAAAGAAACAACATAAAAGAGGAAAGTGGTGCATGGTGTTTGGCTTCCTTGTTACTGAACCCATGTCCAGAAAATAAAGTAACCCTCAGAATCAGAAACACTACGGGAATTTATACATCCAATTCTATAAATGATGGTTGTTCATGACTCACTCAGTTTATCTGTGCTGAACAGAAGGATAGAACAATAAATCCACCAAGTGAGAACACATACATAAATTTAAGGACCACGTTCATACAAACTGAAATCAACAGCAGATGCAGAAATAAGAGTGTACATGAGAAGCATTCTTACTCTGTCACCAAGTCTGCAACCCCCTTGTGTTGGATATTATGCAGCTTAATAACAGCTTCCATTACAACCTAAAACGGATGGAAGACAAGAAAAACTGGCCTGAGAATTTATTCATCAAAATTAGAACGAGGGGGATGCGACAAATTTGCATAAGGGCATGGAATGGAAGTACCACGACCCTCTTACGAAAATGGCGAACTGGGCACTTAGAAGGCCGTGAATTATGCAACACATAATGCATAGTAGTATATCCCATATGTTTGTCTTCTCTTGGTTAGCAAAAGAACTAATTTGGACTCTCTAAATTGTCAAAATAGTGGAATTTGTCAAATTTATCCTCGGAAACCAATGAAACCAGTAGTTGTCATCACATTAACCAGCACAGCTTGAAACTAAGTGGCATCGCAATCGAAGCAAGCAATTCCATCTACGAATTGAAACACAGGCAGAACCTAGGCGAAGCAATCCCACCACACCAAGAGAGCGCCGACGAGAAAAGGGGGATCTGAAACGCACCTCGGCACATGCCTTGGTGGCGGCATGGATGGGGAGGGGAGCCCCCATTTAGCAATGGCATCTCGAGGTATCGGCGGACGGTTCACTGACCTGCTTGAGGTCCGCGAGGGAGAGGCCGGACATGGCCAAGAACTTGGTGGCATTGGCGCCCGTGACGCGCCCGTCTCCATCTGCAAGGACAGCCGGGGACGCAGCCACCAGAGAATCAGTGAAGTGCCGTCCATCCCCTCTCAATCCTTCGGTTTGGGGGCGCTAGTGGTAGGAACTGCAAAGTTTGCAAAACACGCACCTGGATCGGCGAGGACGAACCAGTCGGTGTAGATCCTCTGGTGCTCCTCAGCCCACGGCGGCGGCGGACCGCGCAATCTCCATCCACGGTCTCCCTCCTCGCGTcggcggcggctgacgaggtgcGGGTGCTCCCCCTCCTAGATCCGTTGgccctcctcctgctgctgctgaaTCCCAAGACGCCAGCGGCGTCCTGCACCGCCGACGGCGCCTGATGGGAGAGCAGCGACGGCGGCGAGCTTGCTGAAGGGAGAGGAACGGGAGGGCAGTGGCGGCGATGGCTGCAGGGAgcgatgcgtctatatctcccacgtgtcgaggcacgacttagaggcataactgcattatggttttgtcgcaagaagggtcatcttcacacaatcccatgtaatgaataagaatgggataaagagttggcttacaatcgccacttcacacaatacataaataaatcatacatcaatcagggTACACACATTGGTCCGACTACggatccaaaagaaaagaagacaaccccaaatgctagatccccgatcgtcccaactgggctccactactgatcaataggaaaagaaacatagtaacgaccaaggtcctcatcgaactcccacttgagctcggttgcatcacctgcactggtatcgtcggcacctgcaactgttttggaagaatctggtgagtcacgaggacacagcaatctcacacccgcgagagcaagactatttaagcttatgggtaggagaaggtagtgaggtggagctgcagcaagcactaagcatatatggtggctaacatacgcaaataagagcgagaagaggagcaacggaacggtcgtcaactagtaacgatcaagaagtgatcctgaactcctacttacgtcaaacataacccaaaagccgtgttcacttcccggactctgccgaaaagagaccatcacggctacacacgcggttgatgcgttttaattaagtcgagtgtcaagttctctacaaccggatattaacaaattcccatctgcctcataaccgcgggcacggctttcgaaagtttataccctgcaggggtgtcccaacttagcccattataagctctcacggtcaacgaaggatattccttctcccaggaagacccgatcagtctcggaatcccggtttacaagacatttcga
Coding sequences within:
- the LOC123079314 gene encoding uncharacterized protein isoform X1; protein product: MGAPLPIHAATKACAEVVMEAVIKLHNIQHKGVADLVTEDNPLLSLSFSSTPLADAALLLIGGLIFLLPIGGCDQAITKGPPNRKWFVVFRLVLAFVRFVLNMVFLRRLSPRTCRYRKLKTRKLQRNTIDCTVPAYGVVKQTKRSMRGVRSVGVKSFVTDETVMVLDTMLDHLGIPRAIYRRRMYSQNTLTVNVLFYWRKMHAFEYFC
- the LOC123079314 gene encoding uncharacterized protein isoform X2; protein product: MGAPLPIHAATKACAEVVMEAVIKLHNIQHKGVADLVTEDNPLLSLSFSSTPLADAALLLIGGLIFLLPIGGCDQAITKGPPNRKWFVVFRLVLAFVRFVLNMVFLRRLSPRTCRYRKLKTRKLQRNTIDCTVPAYGVVKQTKRSMRGVRSVGVKSFVTDETVLTILLWEFLAEWFLILCWIILEFLELFTGEGCTHRTH
- the LOC123079314 gene encoding uncharacterized protein isoform X5, with protein sequence MGAPLPIHAATKACAEVVMEAVIKLHNIQHKGVADLVTEDNPLLSLSFSSTPLADAALLLIGGLIFLLPIGGCDQAITKGPPNRKWFVVFRLVLAFVRFVLNMVFLRRLSPRTCREEPLLVSLL
- the LOC123079314 gene encoding uncharacterized protein isoform X3 gives rise to the protein MGAPLPIHAATKACAEVVMEAVIKLHNIQHKGVADLVTEDNPLLSLSFSSTPLADAALLLIGGLIFLLPIGGCDQAITKGPPNRKWFVVFRLVLAFVRFVLNMVFLRRLSPRTCRMVLDTMLDHLGIPRAIYRRRMYSQNTLTVNVLFYWRKMHAFEYFC
- the LOC123079314 gene encoding uncharacterized protein isoform X4 is translated as MGAPLPIHAATKACAEVVMEAVIKLHNIQHKGVADLVTEDNPLLSLSFSSTPLADAALLLIGGLIFLLPIGGCDQAITKGPPNRKWFVVFRLVLAFVRFVLNMVFLRRLSPRTCRLTILLWEFLAEWFLILCWIILEFLELFTGEGCTHRTH